The genomic DNA ACCAAGAATATCCAATAAGGAATTGGAAGAGCTAAACACTTCAACATGCAAGAAAGTACAGTTTATGGCATATGTTGATGGAAGTGGTAGAGATTTGATGATCACTAACGGCTTAGGGGAGTTGTGTTGATATTTACTGTGACAAAGGTTTGTAGTATGACGATTTGTGAAAAGTTGTAATGAGTATTGTAATCGGTAGTGTTGGCACTATTGTGTTGTCTCCATACATCATTCAttagtaatattaatttttcattaaatagcCAGGTTTGAATGCAAACTTAGATTATTGTTTTACAATCAAACAAATGCAAACTTACAAGGATGAGGCAAATATAAGGCTTCATAAGCAATAGTAAGTGCAATTTGCCTGGTGATAActtctttgtaaaaataaaaatctctaGTGTATGATTTTTAGGATAActtctttgtaaaaataaaaatatctagTGTATGATTTTTAGGATTTGATATTCTTGCATCAAACATCCACCCTACCAACATAGCTCTAAAAGTTGGATCTACTAACTTGATGATAAAAAGCCAATTTTCTTAGAAAACAAAAAGGCTTAACGCTAGCTTCCATCCAACCTACGGACTCCTTTCAAACTCAAGTTCGATACAAATTTAGAGCGAGATTTCACAATTATTCAGAATACAAAAAGGCTTAACGCAGCTAACAATTATTCCTTCTTTGGCTAACCCCTGAAAAATCCAAAATACAGAAGGGGGAAAAACGTTGAACAACACTATTGCTAGTATAGTGAACTGAAACAAAGTTAATATTTTGACAGATACACCAAAGCAATACTCAAAACAAGAATCATAACAAGCATATCCACAATCCCTAGCTAGTAAACCAGTCCTGAAAGTTACTATAGGCTTAAAAGGTCACTGCCGTATCAAATTCCAAACTTCAAATTAATTTAAGTTGCATATCAAAGAGATCGATTAATCTGAAACTGTAATTTTGATGACATAGCAAAGAAAAATATTACTCCTATGTACAAGGTAGAAGTTAAGAAGCAATTGTTCTGTTTTGCCTATTGAGTTCTTTATAGAAGTTGTTAATGAATTCTTCAGCTGCGATGTCCACTTGATGACAATTCCCTTCGTCTTCGAGCGTGAAAGGCGCCAAAGGAGAATTAGCCACAGCCTCTACCTTTTCATTATTCAACATCATTTCAATAAATACCTTTTGAACAGCAATATTATTATTCATGATGGAAAAATCGTTGTGTCGTTGGCGCCGTGACTTGGAGAAGCGGCGGCTAGAGTGGCGGAGAGGGTTGGCAGGAGTGTTTCTGCAGCTGAATTCGTATTCGCATGGAGAGATGAATGAGTTGTTGTCGGAGCGACATGTGAAGGAAGAATGATAAAGTTGATGGTTGAGCATGAGAGTATTGATTAATGCTTTTCCAGCAAGTTTCCCACGTTTGAGAATCAAATTGAGGTCTACCATTGTTTTGCTCTTGGCTATGCCTTTTCTTATAATGAACAATAATACACGTACCATGTTCCATAGCTTCTTTGCCACCACGCCTTGCCTTGCTTCAATTTCCATTTTCTGAGACTACGATGATGAGtatgttatgttgtttcttTTGTCTGCgtataattgaaattaaaattaaagaaactctTGGAAGAGGTGCGTGAGGGAGATAATGATTAGAGTTTGTTTTGGTGTGTGATGGGGTTTGAGGGGGTTGGAAGCTATTTAAATGAGTGGTATGCAagcaacatgttttttttttttgtgtgtagcAATTCAAGCAACAcggttgttttttaattgaataatccaactgttatttttttattagtggaGAGAGTTAcattacccttttttttttttaaaggaagttAAACCTTCTTACCTCTCAAATTCTGTTATTTATCTTCAAACCGCCTTatcaaaaataaacataaattggAACATTAAGAAAATCATTGGAAGGTCACACACGCCCTATAAGAGAGGAAGAATAAGTGGTTGAAGTTGTTTATGCATTACATGGAATTTAAGTTGCAGTGTAGTAGAAGGTCTCCATGAAATTGATGGGTAGGAGCTCATATTTAATTTACTACTAAATCAATCAATTCAATTGTTAGCATATAATTAATTGAAGAGATGATTTGGGTGGCGCTGTGTTCTTGTAGTCAAAGATTAGCATTTGCCGTAGAGACTAAGCTACAATCAAATGACGCATTTGATCTCAACCGCGTAATATTAATTTACCCACAATTTTCATCACTATGATcaaccatttttttataattcataTCATATCCAAAGAATTTCAGGTAAACGTGATACATTTACTAAAAAAACGGTAAACGTGATACATCAAcacattgaaaattttaaaacccagtgaaaataaatataaacatataataCTTGGTGagactttgatttttattttactttatgaaaaataaattgtattttatgactcatcaaaataatagcaagaaatataaattttagaaTTCACTTTAGTGATCCACGAGTCCTTGAAACAATCCTCATTCATTGCAACTCATTGAAAAAACAACATTGATATTTCGAGATaattttgacactttaaaatTTTTATCGTGTTTGAGTTCAGAAGAGAGGGaaaattgatataaaatttaaaatattacaaaatgttCTTGGGGTAGGGTGTTGTGTCTGatgtctaaaaaatatttttgatgaaaatatcccttttgaaaggaaaaataaaaattctgaaaTGTCACATAATTCATGGatatattcaaacataaatgttCCGGTCATGATCAGTTcaaggacaaaaaaaatcaataggaTAAATAGGAAAATGCAAACAATTGTTTTTAGGATTGCATAATTTGCTTGATCCATAATCAAACCTTGAACATGAGCAAAATTTGCCTTTTTTAATAAAccttatgttattatttttttattgggtcatgctaacaaatgtttttaagatattttgagTCGAATTTCGAATTATCAGTTCCACTTTTCTTGGGAACCATAAGCTCAAAAAAGTAGAAATTTtgcattaaaaacaacaatttttaaatattaaaaaatattgaatatacatttttttcactatttctgaagagaatatttcaattttagcCTTTTTAACGAGTGTTTTGAGAatactctttaacattttttttcttatttattttagaaagaaTATTTCTTTTCCGACATGCCGTTTTTCAAAACCCTACAATTTATCCCGATTTTAAAATCCAACGTGTAAAAAATGCATGTcaagattttaaaatatgacAAATCATAGAGTTTTGAGAAACATAGAAGTTGGAAAAGAAATTACCATTTTAGAAAGCATGATTCTAACGTTTGTTTATGTCTCTAAACATGTTGGTCCGGTCATGTGGCTATGGTCTATACTGATCTCATTCCTCAAAGGACAAGAGATCCATAATCATCTTGCAATCCCTTTCACTACAATTGTAAGAGAGACATGATGGCTCCAACATGACTAGCAAGATACCCCATTGTCAGATAAAACTAGAAGTTCTTGCTAGTCGTGTGTTTGTCTGTTGTGCACCAGCACTGCATTTTGATAAACATGATAAATCTTAGGAAAAACACAGTCACGCCAATCTTTCTCCTCAGGTTGTATATGGTACCATGTGTCATTATCTCACGGTTGCAAAGCATTCCAAATGGAACACCTACAATAATTCCCAGCTATCATGAGACATGAATCATAAATAGCAGCGACTACTTTTAAAACCTGGCATTCTCGTAAGATCGTGCAGATGCCTGAGTCATCAAACATCAACCTTATCCACGTATCTAAATCCAAagtaatttgattaaaaaaagagCACTGCTATATACCACGAAGGAATTTCCCAAGAATACAACTGTGTCCtatttcacaaaaataaaaaaatattaactccACCTTTCACACAAATCATGATCGTGTGTTTGTGTTAATCTACGGCACTTATCAATCCGTGGCTTTCGTATTTATACCTTTCGTTAGATGAAgcattatccttaaaaaaaaaaaatcgacagAATATAGCGGCTAGAGTTAATgcgtttaaaaaataaaataaaaaatagatagcTAAcgtataatatttttgtttaaggACGAACATAGTGGTATTTGGTCCTCCTCTCTTCCTCTTATCAATTCTACAGTTAATTTTGTATCGGTTGTATTTGCTTCTTTATAAGATCCAGATGTCcgtcaaaaacaaattttgaagGCAATTTTGCGGAGTATTTGAAAGCATCGAAATAATAAGATTTGAAACAATACCGTTTAATATGTTTCGATGATTTGTGAATGGGCGAACACTTTTTTCAATAGTTGGGTCAAGCCCAACTTATGAGGGGACCACTGTTCCTACTTAGACCCATTACACTGAGATGGTTGTATAATGCAAACCAAGTGCAAGTCGTTATAATTGTAATATGGATGTCTCTTTCTATCATGCTTTAAACAAAGTTGAcctttatatttgtatttaggATGGTCGTTTTGTGCTGACTAAAATGGGGTGATTATCACCGTTACTTGTTGTTGGTTTGGGAGAGGCACTCAGACTGTTGTCTGCTCTTCAATGAATACATGGCTTTTAGCTGGTCAATGTGGATTGTGAGATGGACTCAAAGGTGGTTGTAGCCCGTATCTATGGTCATACATTCGTTGTCTCATATTTTGCTTCAATTATTATGATTGTCGGTACCTACTTTATTCTGATTTAAAAACCTCTAATGTTAAGTATATTATGAGACAAACTAATGAAATTGTTCATAGTTTAGTTCGGGTAGTAGCTTAATGGCATGCTAATTTCTGtaatttcattcaaatttcatcttgtatctctactctta from Medicago truncatula cultivar Jemalong A17 chromosome 8, MtrunA17r5.0-ANR, whole genome shotgun sequence includes the following:
- the LOC11412375 gene encoding uncharacterized protein, which produces MEIEARQGVVAKKLWNMVRVLLFIIRKGIAKSKTMVDLNLILKRGKLAGKALINTLMLNHQLYHSSFTCRSDNNSFISPCEYEFSCRNTPANPLRHSSRRFSKSRRQRHNDFSIMNNNIAVQKVFIEMMLNNEKVEAVANSPLAPFTLEDEGNCHQVDIAAEEFINNFYKELNRQNRTIAS